The genomic region GGGGTGCCGTTGCTTGGGGCGCACTTTCGTCGGTCTCGTTGGTGTCTGGTGGTGCAGGGCGTTTGGTACCCTGTGGCTTGACAGGGACATCGACTGGACGGCCTGCTACTGCGCCGATGCCATTGTTTCGCGTGGGAGGTCTGGCTAGCATCTCTAGCACGTTGTCAAGTTCTTCTCTCGTTGGTGGATTCTTGAGTACCATACTGGCCATGTCGTTCGATGCTGGGCCAGTGTTAGAGGCGCGTGGCGAAGTGTTGGATGTTGCACGATCTGGTGATGTGTTTGCTGTTTGCTGAGGTCGATCAATTTCGCCGCCAGGATGATTGTTGTCAGACAAGTTGCTTTGTGTCGAGTTGCCAGTCTCGGTCGATCTCTCTGAGACAGTTGCAGAAGCTTGGTAGACTTGCTGTTTTGGAGAATTGCGTACTGAGTCAATACGTTCAGCCACAATCGGAGGAGTACCGGCTGGTCGAGCATATCCAGAAGGAAGAACCTGACCAGTGGTTTTGTCAGGACCATGAGTTTCTGGTGCTGCCATGATGCCAGGTGGTGGACTTGGTGAAGTGTATGACCGAGTCTGCTGTAGAATCTCGACTTGATCTGTAGCCATACCAGAGGTCCACTCGGTCGTTGGATATGTAGAATGGTCGTCAATGGTCTGCGTGTTCTCGGAAGTCGGGAATGGGAGAAGCGGGTCGATATCATACTCCAGCTCTCTCTTGCGAATCTCTTGCACGGAGAGGGTAGCTGGCTGGTTGGAAATGAAGACCTCTTCGGCATCGCGGCGGACTTTGGGTGCGAGCTTCAGAGCGTCTTTGTAGTCAGGATGTCGGCTGAGGAAACCGAGACGTCGCTTGCTGTACTCTTCTTGGGAGTAGTGCTCGTTGATGACGGTGCCAGCACCATCACCCTCGTACTCTCGAACAGCCTCGAGTCGGCTCTTTGGCTGATCGTCACGCTCCTCACTTCTGCGCGACTGGTTCATGTTGCTGCTGATGCTTGTGCTAGCCATGATTCTGCTTGTGATGAGTGGTAGTTCTGTCGAGTTGATAGCTTTCGTCGCTGATCGTGCCGAAGGTCGAGCTGAGTTGTGTCTTGTGATCAAGCTGATGCGCGATGTGAGAAGAAGTAAGATCTTGACTGTGTTGTTTGTTGCAAGAACAGTGCTGGAAGAGAGAGGAAAGTGTGGTGTTGGGTGTAGAAAGTTGGAGTGGCGGCCACTCATTTGTAGACGCTCCACGAGTCCCGATCATTGTGGAACAATAGAGCAGCTTCAATTGTCAAGCTCAACGTGTGAGCTTATAGACGACAATACCAGGAGCTTCTCGAAACTCGATCCTATTGAGGCTTCCGCATTGTCGCTACAATGACATGGTCCATATTGTCACTATTGTCGTCGAGAAGAGGTGGCTGGCAGTCTGCACATTGACAGCACGTGCTCGAGTTTCACGTGGAAGTGTTCTGAGATGGTGAGGCATGAAGGCACTCGGTGACCGCGAGTACCCCGAGGGTCTCTGGCAGACAGTGCAGGCAATTCACGCGACCATTGCGAGGCCACTGGCTCAAGAAAGGCACCTGGACAGCATCGCGCTCCAGCTATGTGCGCCCTACGGTCTTTCGGCATCCACTGGGACATTCTACGAGACTGTCAGCGATGCTCAGGAAAGTGGCATATGCTTTCACGTATTCATAACCACCATTGTACCTCCATTCAACAGTCCCTGGAACCCATCATGCACAGCAATACCCTACTGCAATGGAAATGTCTACGTTTGCACCGCAAGTCTTGCGCAAAGAAGCGCTGCAAGGCCATCAGCGCAGGAGACTTACGATGCGTGGAGGAGGAACGCTTTTTCTGAGCCCATGACGTGCGGCCTCGCGACCCAAGAGATTGTACAAGCCGTCCACATGCTTCACGAGTGCCTCTAACCGGCATTGAAAGATGCGTGATCGTTCGACGAGCAGGACTGCGGACAATAGCAATCCTATTGTCAGGATGAAGTGAGGTTTGCCATCGTGTTGTAGGGCTGCTAGGGCATGCCTAGAGCGTCGTGGTCAATCAAGTAGTGCACACAACATTGGCTCTGACAGCGTGTAGGATCAGATCTGGAGCTCTCAAGGatctgatgatgatgatggtcatggtggtggtggtggtggagGAGGAATACATGTATGATAGAGGATCTGATGTTGAAGATCCATGGGAAGCTGTGGCATCGGCTTCTCGGGTCGGCAAATCACGTCGAAGTACAATAAGCAGTTTCTACTCCCGGTTCTGCCCTTCGTGCTTACTCTGTTCTACGTTCTCCTTGTCACGATGGAAAGCATTGGCCATAACATCTGCCAGGGCCATTTCGCATCCTGATTCCTCAGCATCTCGCAAGCGTGCCGGGAAATCCGCCGCTCCGACAGCAAACATATCCTGGTCGTGAGAGGATTTACCCGCACGCTTGCGAGATGCTGGGGATGCGAAATGGCCCTGGCAGATGTTAATCCTCAAAATATCACATAGGCTCGCAGGAACATCAAGCCTTGCAGCGGTAACAGCCGCCACTCTTGTACCGCAGAAGTCTAGCCAAATCCCCCGAGCTGCCACGCGACCCAACTCCCCTCAGACGTACGCAAGCATGCAAGCTGCACAGCTGCCGGCACAGATCTGCCTCGCTTGCAGTGCGAAGTACAGTAGCAGTCTTGATGCAGTCGTCTGAACATGTCGGTAGACCAATCAATGCTGGCGTCCAACCTCACGGCATGTGCGACCTGGCCAACTGCCGCTCCTTTCAAAGCCCTACAGACCGCCCCCCCGAGGTCATGACTGTGCGGCAGTCAACAATGTGACCCTCTTACGGACTGGCCTGATTGCTGCCGCAAGGTGCTGCCGTTCCAACCGCTACATCCCCGCGACGCACCCCAGAGTTTGACAGGGCTCTTCACGAGCAAACCCAGGCTAGTCACATCCAGTCTGATCGCCCCCCTCTGGCTGTGGAGCGGCTACGTCTGGGGAGCTCGCTGGACAGTTGATCCTGATGCTGCAGCGAGCGGCACTGGACGTTGTCGCGAATCACAGACGAGCCAAAGAGCTCCTCTAGCGTATTAGGGCAGGTAGGCTCGTGTCTTTGCATTAGGCTCATAGACGTCGTGTCCAGGTGCCAGGTTCCGCGTGGCAGCTGCGTGGTTGCGAACCGAACTCGCTGCGGGTGTTGGGAAATTGATCTCCCATATATAAGCTAGGTCCTGGTCCTTGTACGACGTGCTCTGACCTGCTGCAGCTACTCCGTCTTCTCTCGATCATAGGAACTCCAAGGATTAATACTTCGGTATCGCTAGGTTGACCTAGTAGCTACAGGCTACCCTTCTGTATCTTGTAAGTTACTAAGACTGTACGCGATTGGCCCCGTTAGCTACTTACTTTCCCTCGGGCAGGCCTTGTGTATTCGTTGCGACGACAACGGTGTTTCTAGAGCAGTTGAAGTCCTACAATTTGCCGTATTAGGCCTCGATCCTCGGATCCTTACAGCTTTGGATTTTCCTACGACAGGGAATTAAAGGGGGCGTATTTGAGTGCAACTCCTGGCAGGGCTGTATTCCCAACTCATTCGCACTGGAATTCGTGATTCCCTTCATCTCTCGTGGCTGCACAGACATTCATAATCTAAGTCCTCCGCCATGGAGATGAACGCCGATTCCAAAGTATGAGACACTATGGAGACCAGCACTCAACACAGCACTAACAGCTATCAGGAGCTCCGGGAGATGGAGCAGGAGCTGGGGACGGAGATCTTGCCTGGCACGGAGGTGATGGCTGATGTTGGAAGCCATCACTTCGTCAAAGGCTCGAAGCACGTTTTAGTCCCACAGCCTTCCAGCGATCCGCATGACCCTCTCAACTGGAGCACAAAATGGAAGAGCATGTGCATCATCGCCTCTACGATGGTGTCCTTCACCCAAGGTTTCGGTCCACTGGCGCTGGCGCCCATGTTCCCCTACTACATCAAAGAATTCGATTCGGATCTGGCATCAGTGAGTATAGTTCTGCAGGATGACGACCGTCTGATACTGATCAGTCACAGGTCATCAAGTTCACCGGCGTAGCCATCCTGGTCCTTGGTTTCAGTAACTTCATTTGGGTACCACTAAGTACCTCATTCGGTCGGCGCCCTGTCTACATCATATCACAGATTGTCTGCCTTGCCTCCAGCATATGGCGCGCTAGGTCGAACACCTACGCGAGCTTCATGGGAGCGTGCGTCCTGAATGGCATAGGCGCAGGTCCAGCAGAGACCATTCAACCTGCCGTGATCGCGGATATCGTGAGTGACCTGCCTGGAGATGAGCGTGACTCGACTGACCGCGACAGTTCTTCCTGCATGATCGAGGTTTCTGGAACACGCTCTACTGGGTCGCATACACGGGTAGTCTGATGGTTGGACCTGTAAGAGAGACTTTGTTCTCTGCGTCAAGTTTACAGCTGACAGTTCCCAGATCGTCAGCGGATCAATGGCTTTACATATCGGCTGGCGCAGTTTCTGGTGGTTTAACACCGGCTTGATAGGTCTATCACTGATCATGGTGGTCTTCATGTTCCCAGAGACCAAATGGCACAGAACGCATCTGAATGAGCTAGCGATGAACTCCATGGAGAAAGGCTCGAACACAAGCGTACATGACAGCTATAGCGAGAACAGCAAGAGAGCGGGCACGATGACATCCGTCCAGAGTGCCGACCCTCTCTACATACCCTACCCGCTTCCGCTTCAACGAGAGTCTGTATCAGACCCATGGCTGGGCAAGGGCATGCCAAGCAAGAGCCAGTGGGGAATGTATACACCCTCGCCGAACCCATGGAAGACGATGCTGCTGGATCTCTGGGTCCCTTGGAAGTTGTTCGCCTTCCCCATTGTGGAATTCTCGTCTTTCGTGGTATCCTGGACTTGCAGCTCATTCTTGACGATCAACCTCACGCAATCGCAGAACTTCGCTGCTCCTCCATACAATTATGACTCGCAGAACATCGGATTTATGAACTTTGCTATCCTCGTCGGTGCTGGCATCGGACTTGCTACTGCTGGGCCGTTCAGTGATTGGATAAGTGCTCGCGCGACGAAGAAGAATCACGGGATCAGAGAGCCTGAGATGCGTCTGCCAGCTATGAGTAAGTCATGAACCAAGGATCCCTAGTCAGCAACTAACAAGTGACAGTACCATACGTCTTGCTCATGATCCTCGGCAACTTCATCGTCGCCTTCGGCTACGACCGCAAGTGGCCTTGGGAGGTGATTGTAATGATAGGCTACACCTGCGCCGGTATCCAGGTCGCCGCTCTCCCTGCCATGGCTACGACCTACTCCGTCGATTCCTACAAGCCAGTCGCTGGATCATTGATGGTCGCAATCACAGTCAACAAGAATGTCTGGGGTTATGGCTTCGCTGAGTTCATCACATCCTGGGTCGCGAAGTCTGGATTCATTCCACCGATCATGACGAACATGGCGCTGATCACATTGTGGTGCTTGTTTGGCATTCCGATGTACTACTTTGGGAAGACTTTTAGGCGATGGACGAAGAATGATTCCGTGCATAGGATGTAGATGACGACGATGCGGGATCATACCGAGTGAGAAGGAATATGATAGTCATGATTTAACGTAACTGTATACGGTAGCTGCTACCTACGGTCCTCAGCTGTACATGCTCGTGCCTATGTATGTCCGCATCTCCCCGTGGCTACAGGTCACCATGACCGTCGCCAACTCAGGGTGGTGCTGCAAGATCGGACGCTCGACTTACTTGGAAGGACTGGCACACCCGAAGCGTTTGCCAGCACACAAAGCAGGATTGGTGTAGCTGGACATTGTCGGTGCCCGGCAAGCCGAACTAACATGGAGGTGGCAGTATGAGCCTCTAGCTGCGGCAACTGGAGTCCTCAAGTCGCCAACACTTCTTCCATGTCCCGAAGATCCACGTACCCGAATGGGCCTGACAATAGCAGCCGTTCGCTGGACGAGAGCAATGGATGCTCCTTCCGCAGTCGGTCAACATACGAGTCGACAGTATCGTCCACTGCTGTTTCCGACGATGTCGAGTCCATGATAAGCACAGCATACGCGTTCCGATAGATCTCTTCCACACGGCTTGGATTGTTCCCGTCTGGCTCGCATACTGACTGTAGCCAGAAGCACAACTCCGCCTTTACCTCCTCCACCTGCAGTTTTCCCAGCCTGATCGCCAACCGGATGCGTCGACAGCTCGTAATGGTTCGGGGGTCAGACTGGTAGACTTCATCATTGAGTCGATGCCATACAACAACATACTTCGTCTTCCTGTCCCACGGTTTTGTGATCACTCCAATCTTGTCAGTGTCTGTGGGCTCGATTCCGAGGATGGGCTGCTGTCCGTTCGCTATAATCTCCGCAACATCGTCATCGGGAAAGTCCACGATACGGCACTCGTAGCCTGGGTGGATATGCCTGGCACTGGTATTCAAATGCTCAGCCGGAGCATCATCTCGTTGCACTCTCTTGGTCATCAAAGAGCCTCCATCAGTGTCCGCTGCCTGTCTCATTTATCGTATGTGTTGGAGATTCTAGCGTTGCAAGCTAGGGCTGTTATCGGGAGAGGGAATGTCATGATTTATATTCTTACCTCGAGCCTCATAGTAGCACAGCGATTCCGAGCGTCCGGGCTGAAGACGCCTCTTCTCGCTCTCTTGCCACCAGCTGAGAGCAAAACGGCATGACCGGCATTTGGGACATTGAAGCCTGAATTTGTTCTTAGGGTCACCGGTCAAAGAACCTCATCAGGGCATTACTTTGGGCTGACAACGGTGCAGTAGTCAGATGGTGTTGGCGAAGAAGAAGCCGATCCTGGGAAAAGAGATTGTCACACACACGTGGGCCCGGCAGAACCAGGGCCGGTCGCAGCCACAGCAGACGACATGTTCCTTCCCTTGCAGCCCACTGCTGACTTCTTCCTCCAGTCGTTCATCGTGTCGCCTCTGCATAACTGCACAAGACTGCTTTCATGCTAGTCCACCTTCGTACAGTAAACGACTTAACGAGTAAACGAGGGGTCTCACGTCGATCCATCGTGTAGGCTTTCACTTCATCAAGGGTACAGTGTCCTCTTTCTTTCAGCCTCAGTCCTCATTTATCTAGGCAAGTCATCAGAAATCTCGAACTACACCTCCCCAGAAGACTTCAAAGTCAGCTACGACACCCTGCACTCCACCTACGCCACCTTCAAAACCAGACATCCGCTGGCGCAAATGGCAACTCAAACAACTCTGGTGGCTTCTCGTCGACAACACCGACGCATTCTGCAAAGCCTTCGCCACAGATCTCGGCCGCACCGAAGCTGAGACCCGCCAGTACGACATTGGCGGTGTTAAGTCCGACATCAAGCTATACCTCGACAACATCGATGTCTGTTCCAAGGGCAACGCCGCTGAGGGCGCGTGAATCATTTTTGGGCGATTTGGAGGCGCGTCGCTGAGGAAGGAGCCTCTTGGAGTGGCGCTGATCATTGGTGCTTGGAATTTCCCGCTGGTCACGTTGCTTGCTCCCGCCTGTGCGGCGATTGCGGCGGGAAATTGTGTTATGCTGAAGCCGAGTGAGCTTTCTAGTGCTACGGCGAGCCTGCTGGCGGAGTTGGTGCCAATATGGATCAGAGTGCTATTCGGGATGTGACTGGAGGTGCGCAGGAGACTGGACGGGTACTGGAGCATAAGCTTAACCACATCTTCTACACGGGAGGTGGGAAGGTTGGGAGAATCGTTGCGATGGCTGCTGCGAAGCATCTGACCCCAACTGTATTGGAGTTGGGTGGGCAGGCGCCTGCGGTGGTTACGAAGACGGCAAACATTGATCTTGCTGCTAAGCGTATTGTCAACTTCAAACTGAACAACGTCGGTCAGGTCTGTCTGAACGTCAATCACGTCTTTGTGGACCCTGTGGTATACGACAAGCTGGTGGAAAGGATGTAGCACTGGTTGAAAGAATGGCTCAAGGACGACACCTCTTGGTTGGCACACATCATCTCGGAGCCACACTATCAGCGAGTCATGAATCTCCTTAACAAAACGGACGGCGTGGTGGCATACACTGGTCCAAATGACCCAGCTAAGAGGTTCGTTCATCCGAGCATCATCACAGATGTCAAGACCACAGACAGCTTAATGTCGAAAGAGCTCTTCGCGCCCTTCATTCCAGTGCTCAAGGCCGACGTCGATACTGCCGTATCTACGATTGATGCCGGCCCATATCCTCTGGGTCTCTACAACTTCTCCAGCTCGCAACAAGAGATTGACTCTGTCCTAGACCGGACTGCTAGCGGTGGAGTCACCATCAACGATGTTGCTCTGCACGTTGCTTCGCCGGGAACGCCGTTCGGAGGCGTCGGTGAGTCAGGTCATGGCGCTTATCATGGCAAGTCTGGGTTTGATGCCTTCTCACATACACGACCTGTTGTCGGACGACCAGACTGGATGGATGCTCTAGCATCGTTCAGGTACGGTCCACCGCAGCTCGAGAATGTCCCGAAGTTCGACACTGCGCAGGCGACATGGAAGCGCGGCGAGAAGTTGGAGGATCAGTCGTCGGGTTCGAAGAGCTTTCTTGGGCTGTGGTAATGTTAAATGTTTATGTATCTTGACATCGACAGAATGAAACACAGAGCACAGGGCAGTTTCGACCTGAAACCACAGTCAAAACAGATCAGCGCTCGTTACATGCCTTAGAGTTTCGGAGCGGAACAGCTTTAAACGAGCGGCTTCACATGTCAAAAAGTACACCTTGGCGTCATTTGTGCAGCATTGTGGCTACAGAAACTTGCACGTGACTTGGTAGCATGATCTGCTACCACATCGAACCAATTAGAAGTGTCGTTGTGCGAGTTCCCGTTGGGAAACGTCATCCGGACGTGGCGCGTAGGTAGAACTGGGATTGCGCGCTTTAAGCTTCAGCAGGAGCCACAACTTGATAACTGTCGAAACTTCTTGACCTTCGCCGATAACGACATCATCTGTGCTCACACGCCGCTGTACATACCGTCTACTTACCCGCCCCTACCAACAACACCGTCGAGAACGCACCTCGAGACTCACCAGCGCACGGCACCGAAGCTCGCGAAGCTCCCCTGACCACGACCGGAACAATGGCAGAAGCATCCGCTCAGCAGCAATACCCCAATCTCAACCCGTACGAGTCGTCAAACGGCTCTTCAATGGGCCAGAAGGCACAAGAGGCGGGCAACACAATAGCAAACAGTAAGGTAAGTGCTGCTGCTGTAACTTTTTGACATGCGAAAGCGATGGCGGTGGGAAGCTGCAGTTCTATGCTACTGCCTCCGCGAGCTGCACGCAGCAGGGGAAAGAGCAAGCCGTACACAAAGAGCACAACACCACGTCACTGCATCAAACGCCGCTTGTTTCCTGCTGCCATTCACCGTTGACTCTACACCGCAAACTCTCTCCCAACAAACCTGCAGAACCATCAACTGACACACCTACCAGTCATCCATACCTCCACCAGCCTGGAAAGCACGCACTATTCAGGCATAACCTAACACACCCAACAGACGCACAAGCAACAATGGACAACATCCGAAACTCGCAGACGGTGCAGAACCTCGCCAACGGCCCCGTCGCTGAGAAGGCACGCAACGAAGCCGATGCCACCAAGAACGAGTTCGGCAACCTCGCAGCCTCCCGCCAGACACCACAGACACAGACCGCCACCGGCCAGGACCTCACACACTACCACTCCTTCTTCTACAACCTCCTTAGCTGGGAGAACCCACGCGCAACCGCCATCAGCTATGCCATGATTGTCGCCTTTGTCTTCACCACACGCTACGTCCCAGTCACGAGATATGCCCTCAGAGTGCTGTACATTACCTTGGGCGTTACCGCAGCTCTGGAGATTGCTGGCAAGGTCATCCTGGGCGAGGGACTGGCGAGCAAGCTGCGACCGAGAAAGTACTACACCATCCCACACGAGAACCTCGAGAGTGTACTTAGCGATGTCGAGGAGCTTACCAACTTCTTCGTCATCGAGTTCCAGCGCATTGTCTTCGCTGAGAACGTGTACGCCACTGTTGCTGTAAGTCATTGTGCCAACTTTCAAACTCTGCACACCACTGACTCTGCCTAGGCCTTCGTCACCGCATTCCTCGGCTACTACCTCGTCAAGATCATGCCAGCTTGGGGACTTGTTCTGCTCAGTACTACTGTCATCTACTTCGCTCCACTCGTGTACATCAGCAACAAGGAGTTGATCGACTACCACATTAACAATGCCTCCAACATCGTTGCCGAGCAGACCAGCCAGCTTCGCGAGGTTGCAGCTCAACAGACCAACAACGCCGTGTCAAGCACTTCCAGCCTGCTCAAGGACTACACCGGCAAGGCTCAAGAGGCTATCGGACAGACCAAGCAGGCTGCTGTTGAGAAGAACATCATCAGCCCAGAGACCGCTGAGAAGATCACCCCAGAGAAGTCCGTGCACGATGCTGAGTTCCCAAGCGCGCCAAAGGAGGAGCCATCTGGCCCCGAGCTTACTCAGGCTGAGGAGAAGACTGCCGAGCCAATCGTTGCATAGGACCAGCGACCAGAAAGAAGGAAAAGATGAAGAGGACACAGCTACTGAACTAGTGGCAAGCTGAGTGCATGGCCGCTTGAGCAAGAGCGAGAACGGAATGGACATGCTACGATGGCATGCGCAGACTGGCATACTTGAGCTTAGTGCTGGTTGCGATGGGATATGGCGAGGGGTTGGGACTGTAATATCACTCCCCTGGGCAAAGAGTTTGGCACCGGGCACATAAGCGAGCGTGGTTTTCATGACCTACTGTAGAATGAAGCGACGAACGACACTTTGTCTAATGAAAAAGCTATCTCACTTGACAATGCAATTGTCGATCACATGCGGGAGCTCCGCGGTCAGCATGGCGTGATTGAAATGCTGCAAGCCACGTTGGCCCACGGTCTGTTGTACGATATGTGAGACTCCAGGATGGACGCGTTTCAATATTGCCAGGCCCTATTCTCTCCCCGTTCCTTCCTGCGTCATCCGATATCACCGAAGCGCTGTATCTTGCCATTATTAAGCTTCCTGTACACGGATGAACATATCATCCCACTCCCGACGCCACTTCATCCAACATTTCATCTGTAGCTTGTTGATGTTTCGAGCTTCGAGTCGAGTACAAGTTCTCACTTCGCACTTTACAAAACCCACAATAACAACAAGAAGAAACATGACAACCAACGGCCACAACGTCGCCGCCCAGCAGGCTCCCAAAATCACCCTCTACACCAACCATCG from Fulvia fulva chromosome 10, complete sequence harbors:
- a CDS encoding Aldehyde dehydrogenase, dimeric NADP-preferring; translated protein: MDQSAIRDVTGGAQETGRVLEHKLNHIFYTGGGKVGRIVAMAAAKHLTPTVLELGGQAPAVVTKTANIDLAAKRIVNFKLNNVGQVCLNVNHVFVDPVVYDKLHWLKEWLKDDTSWLAHIISEPHYQRVMNLLNKTDGVVAYTGPNDPAKRFVHPSIITDVKTTDSLMSKELFAPFIPVLKADVDTAVSTIDAGPYPLGLYNFSSSQQEIDSVLDRTASGGVTINDVALHVASPGTPFGGVGESGHGAYHGKSGFDAFSHTRPVVGRPDWMDALASFRYGPPQLENVPKFDTAQATWKRGEKLEDQSSGSKSFLGLW
- a CDS encoding Reticulon-like protein 1, which codes for MDNIRNSQTVQNLANGPVAEKARNEADATKNEFGNLAASRQTPQTQTATGQDLTHYHSFFYNLLSWENPRATAISYAMIVAFVFTTRYVPVTRYALRVLYITLGVTAALEIAGKVILGEGLASKLRPRKYYTIPHENLESVLSDVEELTNFFVIEFQRIVFAENVYATVAAFVTAFLGYYLVKIMPAWGLVLLSTTVIYFAPLVYISNKELIDYHINNASNIVAEQTSQLREVAAQQTNNAVSSTSSLLKDYTGKAQEAIGQTKQAAVEKNIISPETAEKITPEKSVHDAEFPSAPKEEPSGPELTQAEEKTAEPIVA